In the genome of Candidatus Binataceae bacterium, the window TCAAAAAGGACGAAGTAGAAGATAGTTTCCACAGACCAATATTGCGCGAGGCAAATTATGGGACAGCTACGTTTGATCTCGGCAGACTCACACGTGATGGAGCCGGAGGATTTCTGGACCACCAGGCTCGATCAAAAATTCCGCGACCGCGCGCCCCACGTCGAGCCGCGGCCCGACGGCAAGGGCTACCTCTTCACCGCCCCGGGGATCAGCCCGTTTCCGGTCGCGGGCGGCTTCGGCACCGGCCGCAGCGGCGTCGAACTGCGCGAACACATGAAGAAGGGCTATGAAGCCGCGCGACCCAGCGGATGGGATCCCGTCGAACGGCTCAAGGACCAGGACATTGACGGCGTCGAAGCGGAGGTGCTTTACACGACCCTTGGGATGCCCTTATTCGGGCTCGACGATTCGGACCTGCAGCGCGCCTGCTTTCATGTCTACAATGATTGGCTCGCGCAGTTTTGCGCACATAATCCCAAGCGGCTTATCGGGACCGCGCTCATCTCGCTCGAGGATATCGCCCTCGGCGTCAAGGAACTCGAGGCCTGCGCGAAGAACGGACTGCGCGGGGCGATGATCTGGGGCTCGCCGCCTAAGGACAAGCCCTATTCGAGCAACCTTTATGATCCGCTGTGGCAGGCGGCGTCGGATTGCCGCATGCCGCTGTCTTTGCACGTCATCACCGGCAAGGGCAAGGGCGGCGATCTCGCCAAGGTGGGCGACGCCCTGATGGGCGGCGCGTCACGCGTATCGATGGGCGAAATTTACGCCAATCTGATTCACGAGGTGCAGCAGTCGCTAAGCTCGATCATCTTCGGCGGCGTGCTCGAGCGTTTTCCCAAGCTCATTATCGTCTCGGCGGAAAACGATGTCGGCTGGATTCCCCATTACATGTACCGGCTCGATCACGCTTACGAGAAATTTAACGCGATCATGCCGAATCCCCTCCCGACGAAGCCGAGCGAGTATATTCGCCGCCAGATGTTCGCGACCTTCCAGGACGATCCGGTGGGTCCGGCTGCCTACAAGTTGTTCGGATCGGCAAACTATATGTGGGCGTCGGATTTTCCGCACACCGACTCGACCTGGCCCGAGTCGCGCAAAGTGGTTGAACGTGATTTTGCTGACGTGCCCGAGGCGATCCGCAGCAAGATCGTCTTTGACAACGCCGCCGCGCTTTACGGGATCGGTAACTGATACCACCGCCGCGCGGACGAGTTGAGGCTGCTTCTGTCTGCTCCCTCTCCCACGTCGGAGAGGGAGCGCCAGCATTAGGTGCGTCGCGTTCAGATATAGTCGGCGCCGATTGATCCCACCGACCCAGATTTTCCCCGCCGACGAGCATAATCGCCGGCTCGCGGATAACGTCGATCTCGCGACCATCGCGAATCCGCGGCCGGCGGCGCGCTACAACCTCGTCGTGATTGGCGCCGGCACCGCCGGGCTCGTCGCCGCAGCCGGCGCGGCCGGACTCGGCGCGAAGGTCGCGCTGATCGAACGCCATCTGATGGGTGGTGATTGCCTCAACTATGGCTGCGTCCCCTCGAAGGCGCTGCTGAGCG includes:
- a CDS encoding amidohydrolase family protein, whose product is MGQLRLISADSHVMEPEDFWTTRLDQKFRDRAPHVEPRPDGKGYLFTAPGISPFPVAGGFGTGRSGVELREHMKKGYEAARPSGWDPVERLKDQDIDGVEAEVLYTTLGMPLFGLDDSDLQRACFHVYNDWLAQFCAHNPKRLIGTALISLEDIALGVKELEACAKNGLRGAMIWGSPPKDKPYSSNLYDPLWQAASDCRMPLSLHVITGKGKGGDLAKVGDALMGGASRVSMGEIYANLIHEVQQSLSSIIFGGVLERFPKLIIVSAENDVGWIPHYMYRLDHAYEKFNAIMPNPLPTKPSEYIRRQMFATFQDDPVGPAAYKLFGSANYMWASDFPHTDSTWPESRKVVERDFADVPEAIRSKIVFDNAAALYGIGN
- a CDS encoding FAD-dependent oxidoreductase — translated: MIPPTQIFPADEHNRRLADNVDLATIANPRPAARYNLVVIGAGTAGLVAAAGAAGLGAKVALIERHLMGGDCLNYGCVPSKALLSASRAAAATNSASRMRIAPPIDEQEIDFGAVMERMRR